The genome window TTCCTGTCGAAACCGTTCTTGCTAGCCTAACGATTGTCTCTGATAAATCCGTTGATGGTGAGATATGGACAACACGCCTTTTCGGAGAACGAAGCGCTTCTATCCTCTGGCAAGTCGAAAGTATAGATGGGATTGAAGCCATCCTCATCGACAAAGAGGGACGCCTTGCTTGTTCTTCAGGCCTTCAAAATTGTATTATGTAAAAAGAGAAAGGAAATCTCATGCTAAAACTTATTGCCATTGTTGGAACGAACTCTAAACGTTCTACAAACCGCCAATTGCTCCAATACATGCAAAAACACTTTGCGGATAAAGCTGAAATTGAACTCGTTGAAATCAAGGACATCCCTGTTTTCAACAAACCAGCAGATAAACTTCTTCCTGCTGAAATTCTTGAAATTGCAGCCAAAATCGAAGCATCTGATGGTGTGATTATCGGTACTCCTGAGTACGACCACTCTATCCCTGCAGTTTTGATGAGCGCTCTCGCTTGGCTATCTTACGGTATCTACCCACTTTTGAACAAACCAATCATGATCACTGGTGCTTCCTATGGTACACTTGGTTCATCTCGTGCCCAATTACAACTTCGTCAAATCTTGAATGCTCCTGAAATCAAGGCAAATGTTCTTCCAGATGAATTCTTGCTCTCACACTCTCTTCAAGCATTTAACCCAAGTGGTGACTTGGTTGACCTTGACGTCATCAAGAAATTGGATGCCATCTTTGATGACTTCCGTATCTTTGTGAAAATTACTGAAAAATTGCGTAATGCACAAGAATTGCTTCGCAAAGATGCAGAAGAATTTGACTGGGAAAATTTGTAAGATAGGAGACCGAAAGAATGAAATTTGTTGGACTTGTTGGATCAAACTACGATCAATCATATAACCGCAAACTCTTGGAATTTATCCGTCGCAATTTCAAATTCAAATTTGAATTAGAAGTTCTTGAAATTGACGAAGTTCCAATGTTTAACCAAGACGAAAAATGGGACGAAAGCTTCCAATTGCGTTTCTTGTATAACAAGATTACACGTGCTGATGGTGTCATTATCGCTACTCCTGAGCACAACCACACTATCTCAGCTTCTCTCAAATCTGTACTTGAATGGCTTTCATACGAAGTTCATCCATTTGAAAACAAGCCTGTTATGATTGTGGGTGCATCATACTATGACCAAGGAACATCACGTGCCCAAGTTCACCTTCGTAAAATCCTTGATGCTCCAGGTGTCAATGCCTACACGCTTCCAGGTAACGAATTCCTTCTTGGTAAAGCTAAGGAAGCTTTTGATAACAACGGAAATATCA of Streptococcus oralis contains these proteins:
- a CDS encoding NADPH-dependent FMN reductase, producing the protein MLKLIAIVGTNSKRSTNRQLLQYMQKHFADKAEIELVEIKDIPVFNKPADKLLPAEILEIAAKIEASDGVIIGTPEYDHSIPAVLMSALAWLSYGIYPLLNKPIMITGASYGTLGSSRAQLQLRQILNAPEIKANVLPDEFLLSHSLQAFNPSGDLVDLDVIKKLDAIFDDFRIFVKITEKLRNAQELLRKDAEEFDWENL